ACTTCGGGGTTTTCCCAGCCGTCACCCAGGTCGGTTTCAAAAGTGTAGAGTAAAACCAATCTGTCTTCAACAAAAATTCCGAATGCTTGGGGTGGGGCGCCGTCGTGCTCGTGTATTTTTGGCATTCCCTGTGGAAATTTATATAAATAGCTAAACATTTCGAAATTTGCTGGCAGCTCCTTTAATTCCTTATTCGGAAAAATTTTCACCAATTCTTTTCGGATATACTTATCCATACCGTAGTTGTCGTCTATATGGATAAATCCACCGCTCATTAAATAATTTCTGAGGTTTTGGGCTTCTTCGGAAGAGAAAAATACGTTTCCGTGCCCCGTCATATGTACAAAGGGGTAGTCAAAAATATCTACACTTCCGGGAGTAACGGTTACAGGTTTTTCGTTTAAAGTAGTGTTAACATGCTCGTTGCAGAATTTTGCCAAATTAGGCAGTGCTGTGGGGTTGGCATACCAATCGCCACCACCGCCATATTGAAGCAATCCTATTTCCTGGGCTGATAGGTTACTGATGTAAATTAAAAAGAAAAAAATAAAGATATTTTTTCGCATAGCTTTCAAAAATACTATTTTAAACCTAGGTGTTCTTATAGCTTCGTAAAAATTTTAAGC
This region of Aequorivita marisscotiae genomic DNA includes:
- a CDS encoding DUF4159 domain-containing protein, which encodes MRKNIFIFFFLIYISNLSAQEIGLLQYGGGGDWYANPTALPNLAKFCNEHVNTTLNEKPVTVTPGSVDIFDYPFVHMTGHGNVFFSSEEAQNLRNYLMSGGFIHIDDNYGMDKYIRKELVKIFPNKELKELPANFEMFSYLYKFPQGMPKIHEHDGAPPQAFGIFVEDRLVLLYTFETDLGDGWENPEVHNDPPEVRLKALQMGANIINYVFEN